The Pogona vitticeps strain Pit_001003342236 chromosome 3, PviZW2.1, whole genome shotgun sequence genome includes a window with the following:
- the ATP4B gene encoding potassium-transporting ATPase subunit beta, translated as MATLNEKKTCSQRMENFQRFLWNPDTGQLMGRTLINWVWISLYYVAFYIVMTGVFSLAIYSLMRTINPYTPDYQDQLKSPGVTLRPDVYGEKGLEIIYNMSEPKSWNGYVKILQSFLSAYNETAQEANKNCTQESYYIQKTFDGPDHTKYSCKFTQDMLGECSGLTDPTFGFPDGHPCLIIKMNRIINFLPGNGTEPRVNCTTLHSESSPDVKYYPESGTFKLHYFPYYGCKAQPTYTNPLVAVKLLNITKEEEVAIVCRIIGTGITSDNPHDPYEGKVEFKVLIKN; from the exons ATGGCAACTCTGAATGAAAAGAAGACCTGTAGCCAACGAATGGAAAATTTCCAGCGTTTCTTATGGAACCCAGACACAGGACAGTTAATGGGAAGAACCTTGATTAATTGGG TATGGATCAGTCTTTACTATGTTGCATTCTATATTGTGATGACTGGAGTGTTTTCACTTGCTATATATTCTTTAATGAGGACAATCAATCCTTATACACCGGACTATCAAGATCAATTAAAATCACCAG GGGTGACATTGCGACCAGATGTGTATGGTGAAAAAGGACTGGAAATCATTTACAATATGTCTGAACCGAAGTCATGGAATGGTTATGTTAAGATTCTTCAAAGCTTTCTTTCAG CCTATAATGAAACAGCACAAGAAGCCAACAAGAACTGTACTCAAGAATCGTATTACATTCAGAAGACATTCGATGGTCCAGACCACACAAAATATTCCTGCAAATTCACACAGGACATGCTTGGGGAATGCTCTGGTCTAACGGACCCCACTTTTGGCTTTCCAGATGGACACCcatgtttaataataaaaatgaacaga ATTATCAATTTTCTCCCTGGCAATGGCACGGAACCAAGAGTAAACTGCACGACACTG CATAGTGAAAGTTCACCAGATGTGAAGTATTATCCTGAAAGTGGAACATTTAAACTTCACTACTTCCCTTACTATGGATGCAAAGCACAG CCAACCTATACCAATCCACTGGTGGCTGTGAAGCTTCTCAACAttaccaaagaagaagaagtggcCATTGTATGCCGAATCATTGGCACTGGAATAACTTCGGATAATCCTCATGATCCATATGAAGGAAAGGTGGAATTCAAAGTTCTGATAAAAAATTAA